One segment of Dehalococcoidales bacterium DNA contains the following:
- a CDS encoding AAA family ATPase has product MPASIPKELTAEQVRAKCDPALFECDSTADLKPIDTIIGQDRALSALKFGLSIQKTGFNIYVAGPAGTGKMTVMRSFLETLASQKSAPSDWCYVYNFRDSYCPGALEVPAGTGLVLQKDMRDLVDKVRRSIVQAFSSKEYGERRSEIADELNRKRGSVFTVVSEKARERGLLLKSTQVGLVLTPAIDGQQMSEEDYQNLSTEKKDELGQAREELTAELKETLEELQNEENNAQKQLEDTDHEVATYAVSHLFEELRNKYTELTQVVHYLDEVKKNIIDNFGQFRSDEKPEGADPMAVAMQEQARKQALQVYEVNVLVDNSELEGAPVVVDTNPTFSNLFGRIEKEAHFGALYTDFTMIRSGSLHRANGGYLVIRVEDLLTNYQSWEGLKRTLRENKLIIEDIGERLGFMSTKTLQPEPIPLDVKVVIIGEPMFYYLLHRSDLQFRELFKVKADFDSQMDKNEDNLKDYAAVLCRLCTEEKMKHLRSDALARIIEHSSRLADNHDKLTTMFSSIADIVREANFYAGEDGASTIEASHVHRAVEHRVYRSNLIQERINEMIETGMIIIDVEGEAVGQVNGLAVYDLGDFSFGKPSRITASVGVGREGLVDIERESKLGGPLHTKGVLILNGYIHEKYARDIPLSLSARLVFEQSYEGVDGDSASSTELYSLLSRLSGVPIKQNIAVTGSVNQNGEVQAIGGINEKVEGFFEVCRVRGLNGSQGVLIPASNIHNLMLKDDIVEAIREGKFHIYPVSTIDEGIEVLTGMKAGQFLEDGTFEVDSINDRVQKRLVNLAEKLRDFSKGEEKTDTDKNDKETES; this is encoded by the coding sequence ATGCCTGCGAGTATACCAAAGGAACTGACCGCAGAACAGGTGAGGGCTAAATGTGACCCTGCCCTGTTCGAATGCGATTCGACCGCTGACCTCAAGCCTATCGACACCATTATCGGCCAGGACAGGGCACTCAGTGCTCTCAAATTCGGTCTCAGTATCCAGAAAACCGGATTCAACATCTATGTTGCCGGACCGGCCGGAACCGGCAAGATGACGGTGATGCGGTCATTCCTGGAGACACTGGCATCTCAGAAGTCAGCCCCCTCCGACTGGTGCTACGTGTACAACTTCCGGGACTCATACTGCCCCGGGGCTCTGGAAGTACCTGCCGGGACCGGGCTGGTCCTGCAGAAAGACATGCGGGACCTGGTAGACAAGGTCCGCCGCAGCATCGTGCAGGCGTTCAGTAGTAAGGAATACGGTGAACGGCGTTCAGAGATAGCTGATGAACTGAACCGAAAACGGGGGTCGGTATTCACTGTCGTAAGTGAGAAAGCCAGGGAGAGAGGGTTGCTTCTGAAGAGCACCCAGGTTGGCCTGGTTCTGACACCGGCCATAGACGGCCAGCAAATGAGTGAGGAAGACTACCAGAACCTGAGCACTGAGAAAAAGGATGAACTAGGCCAGGCACGGGAAGAGCTCACCGCGGAGCTCAAAGAGACACTCGAAGAGCTACAAAACGAGGAGAATAACGCTCAGAAACAGCTCGAGGACACAGACCATGAGGTAGCTACCTACGCCGTCAGCCATCTCTTCGAAGAGCTCAGGAACAAGTATACCGAACTCACCCAGGTAGTACACTACCTCGATGAAGTCAAGAAAAACATCATTGATAACTTCGGGCAGTTCCGGTCAGATGAAAAACCCGAGGGAGCCGACCCCATGGCTGTTGCGATGCAGGAACAGGCCCGGAAGCAGGCTCTGCAAGTATATGAGGTCAATGTGCTTGTTGACAATTCGGAGCTAGAGGGAGCCCCGGTAGTCGTCGATACTAACCCCACGTTTAGCAACCTCTTCGGCCGTATTGAAAAAGAGGCGCATTTCGGTGCCCTGTACACAGACTTCACAATGATAAGAAGCGGCTCATTGCACCGGGCTAATGGCGGGTATCTTGTAATAAGGGTCGAAGACCTGCTGACCAATTATCAGTCCTGGGAAGGCCTGAAGAGAACCCTCCGCGAGAACAAGCTTATCATCGAGGATATCGGAGAGCGGCTAGGATTTATGTCAACCAAGACTCTCCAGCCGGAACCTATTCCACTTGACGTCAAAGTTGTCATTATCGGGGAGCCGATGTTCTACTACCTTTTACATCGGTCGGACCTCCAGTTCAGGGAACTGTTTAAGGTAAAGGCGGATTTTGACAGCCAGATGGACAAGAACGAGGACAACCTTAAGGACTACGCCGCCGTCCTGTGCCGCCTCTGCACTGAGGAAAAGATGAAACACCTGAGAAGCGACGCCCTGGCCAGGATAATAGAGCACAGCTCAAGGCTGGCGGACAATCATGACAAGCTGACAACGATGTTTTCCAGTATCGCTGATATTGTCCGCGAGGCCAATTTCTATGCCGGTGAAGACGGGGCCTCCACCATCGAAGCCAGCCATGTTCATAGAGCTGTAGAACATCGGGTCTATCGGTCAAACCTTATCCAGGAGCGCATCAACGAGATGATAGAGACCGGGATGATTATCATTGACGTAGAAGGTGAAGCAGTCGGCCAGGTGAACGGCCTGGCGGTATATGACCTGGGTGATTTCTCCTTCGGGAAACCGAGCCGTATAACCGCCAGTGTCGGCGTGGGTCGAGAAGGACTGGTTGACATCGAGAGAGAATCCAAGCTTGGCGGTCCACTCCACACCAAGGGGGTCCTGATACTCAACGGGTATATTCACGAGAAGTATGCCCGTGATATCCCTCTGTCCCTTTCCGCCCGTCTTGTCTTCGAGCAGAGCTATGAAGGAGTGGATGGCGATAGCGCTTCAAGCACGGAACTGTACTCCCTGCTCTCCCGCCTGTCCGGGGTGCCCATCAAACAGAATATCGCCGTGACCGGTTCGGTCAACCAGAATGGAGAGGTGCAGGCGATAGGTGGAATAAACGAGAAGGTAGAGGGATTTTTCGAGGTATGCCGTGTCAGGGGTCTCAATGGGTCGCAGGGGGTCCTGATACCGGCAAGCAACATCCACAACCTCATGCTCAAGGATGACATTGTCGAGGCAATCCGGGAAGGCAAGTTCCACATTTACCCGGTGAGTACGATAGATGAGGGAATTGAAGTGCTTACCGGAATGAAGGCCGGTCAATTCCTGGAAGATGGCACCTTCGAAGTCGATTCTATAAACGACCGGGTGCAGAAGCGCCTGGTAAATCTGGCGGAGAAGCTGCGGGACTTTTCCAAAGGTGAAGAGAAGACTGATACGGACAAGAATGACAAGGAAACCGAATCTTGA